The Verrucomicrobiia bacterium genomic interval TGACGTGTCGAAAGCCAGCGGGCGGACCAACGCAGCGTTTGCTGGAAGAACGTTCGTTCTCACAGGCACGTTGCCTTCGCTCACTCGTGAGGCAGCCACGGAGAAAATCGAAGCGGCTGGCGGCAAGGTGAGTGGCAGTGTCAGCCGCAAAACGGATTACGTGCTCGCCGGCGCTGACGCGGGATCGAAACTCGAGAAGGCGCGTGAACTTGGCGTCAGGATTTTGACCGAGGAAGAGTTTCTCGCCATGTTGTAGCGATCGACCGCGGGCGCGGCGGTCTTGCCCTCAGTTCAAATGCTCAAGCTTTTCAAACGATTTTTCGAGCCAGGTGCAGAATTCGATCCCGCGCGCACGTGTCCAGAGTGCGGCTCGCCGTTATACCGCACTGCGAAACCAGATGATCTCGATTCATCATGTCCCAACATGGATTGTCCCGCACGGATCCGGCGTCTCATCGCGCATTGGTGTTCGTCAGCCGCGATGAATATTCCCGTCGACGAGCAACTGGTCCGGCTCCTCGTATCTTGCGGCCTGGCGCGGGACGCCAGCGAGCTCTATCGGCTGCGGCTGGGTGAGATCGGCGCACTGCCTGGAGTTGGCGCTGCCGCGGCCGCGGCGCTGTTCGATGCCGTTCGTGCGAGCACGAAGCTGGAAGGCTGGCGTGCGTTGTTTGGATTGGGAATTTCTGCCGTAGGAGTGAATGAAGCGCGAAAACTGCTGGAGAGATTTGGATCCGTGGACAATGTCTTCGCCGCGAGTGCAGATCGTTTGATCCGTGACGCGGGAGTTCCGGAAACTGCAGCGCGCAACGTGGTGCATTGGCACGGCGATCCTGTCAATCGACGGCTGGTTAAGCGATTATTCAAGGCGGGGGTTAATTTCAAACTGGAAGTTCCGCGCGGTTGAAGCGCGGCAGAGCCGCAACCAAAACGGGGGAAACGTGTTTACGCGAATTGAAGAGAGAAAGTTCAACCACGAATCACACGAACCACACGAATAGACAGCAGCGGAATTGAATATTCAACCACGGATGGAGACGGATGAAACCGGATTCGGAAACAGATTCCTCTGCCCTTTCTCTGCTGCCTCTGCGTGCTCTTGTTAAACGTCTTCTCTTTGTGCCCTTCCCGTGAGGCAACCTCTCTTGAATTCTGGAGGCAGATCGGGAAAGACAAAACGGGTTGACACGAATTGCACGGATTGACGAGAGGAAGTTCAACCACGAATCACACGAACCACACGAACCACACGAATAGACAGCAGCGGAATTGAATATTCAACCACGGATGGAGACGGATGAAACCGGATTCGGAAACAGATTCCTCTGCCCTTTCTCTGCTGCCTCTGCGTGCTCCTGCTCAATGCTTTCCTTCGCGTCCTTCGCGGCCGTCGCGTGAGGCATTTCGGATTAAACACGAATGAACATCGATGCAGAATTGAAAGAAAGCGTGAACCATGAGGTAAAATGACCGGCACGAAGCAAAACGGCGGTTACGCCAATTACGCCAATCGAGGCAAGGTGTGTGTGCGAATTTTTCAAACCACGAAACACACTAACCACACGAAAGTGAAAGCCGAATTCGTCCAAGGACGGCGAAGACGAGCTTAAACCCTGACGGACACTGATGAACACAGATCGGCGTAGAAGCCGCAGGAGGGTGGCGTCAGGCATCTTGCCTGACGTAGAGGGCGTGCATCCTTGCCGCCCAGAAAAACGTCAAGCACGAGAGACACTCAGATTCTTTCAGTGCGCTCGGCTTTGTTTGAGGTTCCTTCCACCGGGCTGGAAGCCCGGCTCCACGGCAGGCAAGGATGCCAGCCTCCACGGCCGCACTCCTTTGCAAAACCTTCTTCCACTTCGTTCCGCACCCGATAGACTGCGCGCCTCATGAAAGCGGCTGTGCTCTACGGCAAAGAAGATGTTCGGATCGAGGAAGTGATTCCTGCGCCCCTCAAGGCTGGGGAAGTGCGGATTCAGATCAAGGCAGCCCTCACCTGCGGCACAGACCTGAAGGTCTTTCGGCGGGGCTATCACGCAAAGATGATCGTCCCACCCGCAGTGTTCGGCCACGAGCTGGCTGGCGTCATCTCGGAAATCTCCCATGCCGCGGACGACTTGTCTGATCGTGACTGGCATATCGGTGACCGCGTTGTCGTCGCGAATTCAGCCCCTTGCGGCACGTGCTTCCATTGCCAGGCGGGGCAGGAAAATATTTGCAACGACCTGTTGTTCCTGAACGGGGCTTACGCGGAGTCCATTGTTATTCCGGCGCGCATTGCATCGAAGAACATGCTTCGTCTCAAACCGGAAACGTCGTTCGCTGATGCGGCATTGACGGAGCCGCTGGCGTGTGTGGTGCAAGGCATTGAAGATTTGAAACTCCAGCCAGGGCAGCATCTGCTGGTGCTGGGAGCCGGGCCGATTGGATTGATGTTTGTCGCCCTGGCGCGCGAACTCGGATGCGAGGTCACGGTCGCGGGCAGGCGGGCCGTGCGGCTCGAGGCGGCGAAGCGGCTGGGCGCGGGACAGGTTGTGGACATAGGCGACGGCTCTGATTTGGCCGCCCGGGTGCGCGGTGGGAGCACGGGTGCATTTGATGCGGTTGTTGAAGCGGTTGGGAAGCCGGAGGTTTGGGAAGCCAGTGTGCAGCTCGTGCGGAAGGGGGGAAAAGTGAACTTCTTCGGAGGTTGTCCTGCGGGAACAACAATCACGCTCGATACCACGTTGATCCATTATTCAGACCTCACGCTCCTTGCCAGTTTTCATCACACACCGCGGTCGATTCGCCGCGCGTTGGAATTTATCGAGAGGGGCGTCATTCGCGCAGCAGATTTTGTCGATGGCGAATGCAGCCTCAGTCAATTGCCCGAGCTATTGAAGTCAATGACTGCAGGGAACCGCGCTGTCAAAACCCTCGTGCGTGCGGGCTGAGGAGCGCGCCGTGGCTAGCGTGGTGGGACGAGCGTTGGCGAGTTCGGAACTGTGTTGTGCGAAGGCAGCATGAATGCCGCGGTCCGCTCATATTTTTCCCTGCTTGAGACGTTTGCGTTCGCGCATGAATTCGATCACGCCGGGGACGATGGACAGGATGATGATCGCGAGAATCACCGTGGAGAAATTATTTCGGACGAACGGGAGGTTCCCGAAGAAATAACCTGCGGGCACGAGCAGGAGAATCCACAACAACGCCCCCGAGACGTTGAACATCATAAAACGGGAGTAGGTCATTTTGCCCAGTCCTGCCACAAAAGGCGCGAAGGTGCGGACGATCGGAACAAAACGCGCGATGATGATGGTCTTGCCGCCATAACGCTCATAGAAATCATGCGTACGCTTGACGTGCTCCGGTCGAATCAATCGCGGATATTTCTTTTGAAGTTTCTCGCCCAGAAAATACCCAATCCAGTAGTTCACTGAGTCCCCGAGAATCGCCGCCACAATCAGCGAACTCAGGACGATCCAGAGATTGAGCCCATCGGGACGGGCAGCGAGCGCGCCAACTGCAAACAGAAGGGAATCGCCGGGAAGAATCGGGGTTACGACCAGCCCTGTTTCGCAGAAAATGATCAGGAACAGGAGGACATAGATCCACGGTCCGTATTGCCCGACAAGAGCATCCAGGTGCTTGTCAAGATGCAGGACCATGTCGATGACTTGCTTCAGGAAATCCATGGGCCGGGAAGCTAGAGAAAGAGCATCGCTGGGGAAAGTTTGAACTGAGGGGTTTCAGTTCTGAAAGGAACCCGCCTTTCACGGCGCTGAAGAGTTCCAGTGCTTGCGTGCGGGACGAGTATTGGAACGTTTGGAAGTGTCTTGCGCTGAAGCGGCATGAAATACCGCTCTCCTTGCGCAGTCAACGAGCTGCCGAACCCAACCTGTGTGCCTCGATACCGGCGTCTGCCGCAGGCTGCGGCCAAACCCAGTCTTTTCCCAACAGCCAATAGTGCGAGCGGGAAGTTCGGGCCGGCGTCGCATCGCCGCCACTGTCGATGCCATCAGCGCCCACGGAGTACAGCACAAATGTGCCATCAGGCTTCGCCAGATAGCGCAGTGGTTTTCCGTCCACCGGATCCTTTGAAACATGGGGCAGAAAATCCGGCACGAGCTGTTGCAGTGAGTTGGGGAAGGAACCATGGCGAAGCTGGAAACGTTTAAGAGCGATGGCTGTGACCGCCATGACCCGGGTGGCTTCGGCTGCCAACATTTTGTCCAGAGCCTTCGATAGACTGCCGGTGGAGTCGAACATCTCACCGATATCCTGGCCCAGGACGGAGCGCAGCCATGAATTAGCCGTGAAATCGTCCAGGCCACGGGCCTTGAGCTCGGATTGCAGATGATTCAGTTCAGGTTTGAACGCGCCATTTGTTCCGATCCGTCGGACTGTCTCGACGCACAGTTGTGCAAACTCAATCGCGCGCCGTTCATCGGCAAAGGACCATGATTTTCGCCAAACGATTTCCGCCGCACGCAACCGCGCATTTTCGCCGAGCCCACGCAAGGAATCGATCATAGTCGACGATGAAGAAGGCGCAGGGGTCGTAAAGTAGGAGTCTGGCTCGTCGCGCATTAGGGCGATCGCCATGGGCAGCATGGTTCTTTGGAGTTCGAACGTGTGTTGCATCGGGCGGACGAACTCGAGGTGGCTCCATCCACGTTGCACCTCAACCAATTCGGCTTCGTTGACGGCCGCGTTGTGCAGCAGTTCGATTGTGGGCGTCAGGACGGTGGCAACCATGGCATGCCGGACCAACTCTGAAATTATCATTCGCTGGTCATCAAGTGCTGAGATGAGCGTGAGAACAGTGGTCACATTCCGCGCGGCTTTGTCAGTCTGATCGCGGTGAAGGTGATAGAGCGCCGACGAGTTGAGCTGTGTTGCGATGGACTTTTGCTTTGCAAGGGGACTGAGTCGCATTCGCGGGCCCTCCATGTATTCGAGATCAAAGTCGAGGCGGCAGCCCAACGGCAGGCGCAGCAGTTGCCCCAGGTGCGGGCTCCGTTTGTCTACGGCGTCACCGATTTCCTCCCAAGTGTTGGTCGCCCAGTCCCTGAGTTCCCATTGCGGCCGTTTTGAAGCCAGAACCATTCGTCCTGGCCCGACCATGGTGGGGCCTCCCATTCCGTTCGTAGAAAGGGCGTCCTCCGGCAGCAACTCGAGGCCGGCCGCCACTGATTCAAACACGTGCGCATAGTTGCTTTGGGGCGGGACCCGAGGCGGCGCGAGTTTTGCCAGGTCGAAAACTTCACCGCGACTCCGCAACTCCGCGCGATAGCGATCCGCGGCACTCGAAGCATCCGTGGCCCACAAGAGGAGCACAAACCAAAGAAGCGCCATCACCACTACGAGCGTGCCAACACCTTTTAACGCCCAGTGATTGACGAACCGCTTCATCGATTCGGGTTCGTCCTGACGAACGCTTCAGCTTCGTTGTCACTGACGCGCTGCGGCCAAACCCAATCTTCGGCCTTCAACCAATGATGTTCCTTGGCACCTCGCAGACTTGAGCCTCCGTCGTCTTTGAAGTCCTTGCCAATTGAATACAGCGTGAACGTTCCGTCTTGATTGCGGCGATAACGCAGAGTTTTGCCATCTGCGGGATCACGTGGAGGGGCTGGGCTGAACGCAGGAACCAGTTGTTCGATCCGTTCAGGGAATTCCCCGTGCTTCAAGTGATACCGTCTTAATGCAATTGCTGTCATTGAAACCACTCTTCCCGCGTCGGCAGTCAGCATGATGTCCAGAGAACTGCCAAGCGAAGACTCTCCGAAGATCCCCAGCATTGTGTCGTCGAATTGCAGCCGCAGCCAGCTTTCGGGCTCACGATCCAGGCCGCGGCTTTTTATTTCGTGATCACGCCGCGCGAGCGCTGAATGGTATGAGCCATTGGTTTCAATCTGTCGCACCGTTTCGACAAGGATTTGGTTCAACTCCAGCATGCGGCGCTCGTCCTCGTATGACCATGTCGTTCGCCACATTA includes:
- a CDS encoding DedA family protein, whose protein sequence is MDFLKQVIDMVLHLDKHLDALVGQYGPWIYVLLFLIIFCETGLVVTPILPGDSLLFAVGALAARPDGLNLWIVLSSLIVAAILGDSVNYWIGYFLGEKLQKKYPRLIRPEHVKRTHDFYERYGGKTIIIARFVPIVRTFAPFVAGLGKMTYSRFMMFNVSGALLWILLLVPAGYFFGNLPFVRNNFSTVILAIIILSIVPGVIEFMRERKRLKQGKI
- a CDS encoding zinc-binding dehydrogenase, which gives rise to MKAAVLYGKEDVRIEEVIPAPLKAGEVRIQIKAALTCGTDLKVFRRGYHAKMIVPPAVFGHELAGVISEISHAADDLSDRDWHIGDRVVVANSAPCGTCFHCQAGQENICNDLLFLNGAYAESIVIPARIASKNMLRLKPETSFADAALTEPLACVVQGIEDLKLQPGQHLLVLGAGPIGLMFVALARELGCEVTVAGRRAVRLEAAKRLGAGQVVDIGDGSDLAARVRGGSTGAFDAVVEAVGKPEVWEASVQLVRKGGKVNFFGGCPAGTTITLDTTLIHYSDLTLLASFHHTPRSIRRALEFIERGVIRAADFVDGECSLSQLPELLKSMTAGNRAVKTLVRAG
- a CDS encoding helix-hairpin-helix domain-containing protein — its product is MLKLFKRFFEPGAEFDPARTCPECGSPLYRTAKPDDLDSSCPNMDCPARIRRLIAHWCSSAAMNIPVDEQLVRLLVSCGLARDASELYRLRLGEIGALPGVGAAAAAALFDAVRASTKLEGWRALFGLGISAVGVNEARKLLERFGSVDNVFAASADRLIRDAGVPETAARNVVHWHGDPVNRRLVKRLFKAGVNFKLEVPRG